A stretch of DNA from Streptomyces venezuelae:
GCTGCAGATCGATCAGGACGAGCGCGGTCCCCCGGTCCAGGCGGCCCAGGTCTTCCGGCTGCTGTGGCGGTGCTTCTGCTGCCATGTACCGACCATAGGCACCGGTGTACCGGCCGGCCGGAGCGCCACGCGCCCTACCGTGGGCGTATGACGCGCGACACGCTCACCCGGGACCAGATCGTCCGGACCGCCATCGAGCTGCTGGACGAGGGAGGGCTGGAAGGTCTGAACATGCGCGGCCTCGGCCGCCGGCTCAACTCGGCCGCCACGGCCGTCTACTGGCACGTGAAGAACAAGGACGACCTCGTCACGCTCGCCGGTGACCGGGTGTGGGACGAGATCGGGCTGCCGGACCTGGACACGGTCGACTGGCGTACGGCGGCCACCGCCATGGCCACCGACCTGCACGCCATGTTCATCCGGCACCCCTGGCTCGTGCAGGCCTTCGCCTCGCACCTCTTCTACGGAGCCGGCAAGGCCCGCCACGACGACCACAGCCTCGCCGTCTACGAGGCGGCCGGGTTCACCGGCGAGGAGGCGGACCAGGCAGCGGCCACCGTCTTCACCTTTGTCCTCGGCAACGCCCTCGGGGCCTCCGCCACCGCCTCCCTGACCCGGAAGCTCGGCCGCGACGGCGGGAACGCGGAGGACGTGCTCCGGGACACCATGAAGCG
This window harbors:
- a CDS encoding TetR/AcrR family transcriptional regulator; translated protein: MTRDTLTRDQIVRTAIELLDEGGLEGLNMRGLGRRLNSAATAVYWHVKNKDDLVTLAGDRVWDEIGLPDLDTVDWRTAATAMATDLHAMFIRHPWLVQAFASHLFYGAGKARHDDHSLAVYEAAGFTGEEADQAAATVFTFVLGNALGASATASLTRKLGRDGGNAEDVLRDTMKRAGEVAMRFPRLRSRIGAPDDSEAGDYAGAPARSFEFGLQALLTGLEAERDARRPPRTGR